The DNA window GACATGGCGGACTTCGGCTTTCGCCTACGGAATACTGGACCTGCTTTAAAGTTTATCCGACAAGGTTTGTGTCCGGGAGGATTGCGACTTTAAATAACTTGTTATCCGCCAAAAGACATGGCGGACTTCGGCTTTCGCCTACGGAATACTGGACCCGCTTTAAAGGGGATTTTTAAAAGCGGGGGATGGGGCTTGGAAAAAATTTTATTTTGTGAGAATTATATACTTGCCGAGACCGAAGGATGTATTTTTGCCTATGTGGATGTAAGAGCCGATTTCAATTAAAGGATAAAATTTACCTATATCACCTCTATATTCAATTTCTCCTAATATCCCTCCAAGTTTCATTTCTTCTTTCTGCCTTGTAGAATATCTTTTAAAATCCTTCCAGTATAAATTACATTTTCCTATTTTAACTTTTTCTGCCTCTTTTATTATTTCTGAATAGTCAATCTTTTCTTTAAAATCACACCAGAAATAAAGAATCTGCGAAATCCTTCTTAATACTGCCTTTATAAATACCTCAAATTCTGGAACTGTTATAAAGTCACCCTGACTTTTTATTTTCGTTGGTGTTAAAAATTTTATGCTTATTTTATCAATATCTTTTTCAATCAATTCATATTCTCTAACTTCTGGCATCTCAACTGTTCCTTTCCTAAAATCAAATATTTCTTTTTCAACTGGATATTTCTGAAAGACCTCTTTTATAAAAAATTTCTCCCTGAATTTTCCTATTCCCTTCTCGCCAAGATATGCAAAAGATATAAGGAAGTATGGAAAATATTTAACTGCTTTTTCAAAAAGGATAAGGTTAAATTCAAAAATCTCATCTTCTCTGTAAACATTTTTTTTGTTCACTGGAAATTCAATAACATAAGGTCTTGGTATTTCTTCTATCTTTTCTTTTATTTTTTTGGGTTCAAAGAGATTGACATAAACACAATCTGAAAAGGAACTGCAATTTTTACAATCTGTTTCATTTTTAACACATACATTTTTTTTGAATGAATAACCAAGTCCACCTCTAATTGTTGCACCTTTAAAGAAAGGAAGTGTGAGAGTTTTATCCGGTTGAATTCTGAAAGAGATAATTATAAACTTCAAATTTTTAATAAATTCAAAATCCATTTTTAAATTTTTTCACCAAAAGTAATCTTTTCTGTATTATAGCATATTTATCATATTACCAGAATTCATTAACTC is part of the bacterium genome and encodes:
- the cas6 gene encoding CRISPR system precrRNA processing endoribonuclease RAMP protein Cas6, producing the protein MDFEFIKNLKFIIISFRIQPDKTLTLPFFKGATIRGGLGYSFKKNVCVKNETDCKNCSSFSDCVYVNLFEPKKIKEKIEEIPRPYVIEFPVNKKNVYREDEIFEFNLILFEKAVKYFPYFLISFAYLGEKGIGKFREKFFIKEVFQKYPVEKEIFDFRKGTVEMPEVREYELIEKDIDKISIKFLTPTKIKSQGDFITVPEFEVFIKAVLRRISQILYFWCDFKEKIDYSEIIKEAEKVKIGKCNLYWKDFKRYSTRQKEEMKLGGILGEIEYRGDIGKFYPLIEIGSYIHIGKNTSFGLGKYIILTK